The DNA window ACGAACCGCCCGGCGGTCAGCGCGGAGCGGCGCAGGAATCCCCTGCCTAGCCCGTCGCCCGCGATGTAGGCCTCGCCCGGTTCACCGACCGGCACCGGCCGGAGGTCGTCCCCGAGCACGTACACCCGCGTGTTCGGCAGGCAGCGGCCGATCGGGATCGGTTCCCCCGGCGGCGCCATCGGGTCGAACGCGCTGCAACAGGTCACCGCCGAGCATTCCGTCGGCCCGTACACGTTCACGATCCGCAGTTCCGGGAAGCGCTCGGTGACGCGGGCACAGTGACCGGGCGAGAGCACCTCACCGCCGACGACCACTTGGCGGACGCCATCGAACACCTCCGTGCCCGCCTCGACGAGCGCGTGGAAGAACCCGGTGGTGAACACCAGCGTGGTGACCCGGTTGGCGGTCACGAACGCGCGGATGCGGTCCACCGTGGGCGCGCCCGCCGGGTAGACCGCGAGGCAGGACCCGGACAGCAGCGCGTTCCACGTTTCGAACGCCGAGGCGTCGAAGGACGGGGTGGCCACCTGGCCGACGACCTCGGAGCCGTCGAAGGTGGCCACGCCGCCGGGACGGACGAGGCGGACAAGCGCGCGGTGCGGCAGGAGCGCGCCCTTGGGCGTGCCGGTCGACCCGGAGGTGTACAGCACGGCGGCGGTGCCGCGCGGATCGACGCGCACCAGCGGCGCCGTCCCCGGGTGGGCCGCGATCGCCTCCCGCGCTTCGTCGAGCACCAGCAGCGCCGTGCCGTCCGGGAGCGCGTTCGCGAACCGCCGCTCGGTGAGCACCAGCGCCGCGCCGGTGTCCTCGGTCATGAACGACAACCGTTCGGCGGGGTAGTGCGGATCGAACGGGACGTAACCGCCGCCTGCCTTGAGCACCGCCAGTTCCGCGACGACCAGGTCCACGCCGCGTTCCAGGCACACGCCGACCAACGTCTCCGGCCCGACGCCCCGCGCGACCAGCTCGTGCGCCAGGCGGTTCGCGCGCGCGTCGAGATCGGCGTAACCGACGTCGACACCGTCGTACCGGACGGCGGGCGCCTCCGGTGCGAGGCGTGCCCGTTCTTCGAACAGCTCGTGCAGGCAGCGGTCCGACGGGTAGTCCGCACCGGTGTCGAACCACCGGGGTCGCGGCATCCGCCTCCCGAGCGGATCCGGACCACCCTCGTCCACGGTCGTACCCTCCCGGGATCGCAACCCGTCCACGTTCGTGCTTCTCCTCAGGCAGTAGGGCGGATTCGCTGGCGGCGCGTCATTCGAGTTCGAAGACCACCGAAACGGTGAGGGTGTCGATGAGGTGCTTGCGCACGCAGCGCCAGCCGCCCTCCTCGAACACGCCGTCCCATTCGTCGATGGTCGGCAGGTAGACACCCATCAGGTCGTGGCCGACCTCGAAGCCGAGGGTGAAGATCGGCAGCCGGTCGTCCGGGATGCCCGAGGTCCTGGTCGCGTCGCCGAGCAGGAACCGCCGGACTTTCGGGAACGCCTCGCGGATCCGCCGCAGCGACGCGACGCAGTTCTCCCTCGGCCACAGATCGTGGCCCATCATGAAGCAGGTCAGGAGTTCGACGTCGGCGAACTCGGGACGCGGGTCGAGCGCTCGCGCGTCGCCGTCGAGGAACGTGATCTGCCCGGCGAGGCCCTGGTTCGCCACTTCGCGGGTCGCCATGTCCAGTGCCGGGCCCGCGATGTCGACCCCGACCCCGCGCGTCCCCGGGTACTTCTTCGCGATCTGGATGAGCCGTTGCCCGCTCCCGGTGCCGAGATCGGCCACGGAGGAGAACGGGAAGTCGAGCCCGTCCATGGCCTGCCAGAAAGCCGGGTCGAAGAAGCGCTCGTTGATCTCGCGGCAGGCGAAGCTGATCGCCGCCGAATCGCGCCGGTAGTAGTCGCCGACCCGGTTCGCGTTGCGCAGCACGTACGGCATCCGCTGGAACAGTTCCCCGGACCCCTGGGTGAGCCAGTGGAACAGGGAGCGGTTCCGGTATGCCTCGGCGAAGTTCGCGCCGGTCAGTACGAGGTTGTTGCGGCGCTCGACGATCCGCACGCTCGCCAGCGCGGCGAACATGCCCTTCGTCGACGCCGGGTGCAGGTCGTGGCGGGCGGCGAAGTCGAGCGCGTCGAGCTTGCCGTGCTCCTCGAGTTCGTCGAGCGCGCCGACCTCCCACGCCGCTCCTACCGCGGCCGCCGCGACGGCCGAATTGAACACGTCGGCGGTCGCGCGCCGCGTGTCGGTTTCCTCTGTGCTCACGTTCATCGCCTTCTCCAGCCTCAGCCGACGGACTCGAGTTCGAAGATCGTCGTGCCCGCCAGCGCTTCGCTGACGTGGCGGTCGACGCACCGCCAACCGCCCTCCTCGAACACTTCGCCCCATTCCTCCGCGGTGGGGATGTAGGTGCCCATCAGCGCGTGCCCGACCTCGAACCCGAGCGAGAAGATCGGCATCTTGTCGTCCGGGATGTTCTGGCTGCGCACGGTGTCGCCCAGCACGAACCGCTTGACCTTCGGGAACGCGGCCCGCAGCCGCCGGAGCGAATCGACGCAGTTCTCCCTCGGCCACAGGTCGTGACCCATCAGGAAGCAGGTGAGGAGTTCGACGTCGGCGAACTCGGGCCGCGGTTCGAGGCTGCGGACGTCGGCGACCTGGAACGAGATCCGGTCCGCGAGGTCGACGCGCGCCACCTCCGCGGTGGACATCTCGATGGTGGCACCGGAAATGTCCAGCCCGATGCCCCGGGTGCCCGGGTAGCGGTTCGCGATCTGGATGAGCCTGCCGCCGCTGCCCGACCCGAGATCGGCGACCACGGAGAAGTCCTCCTTGAGCCCGTCCATGACGTGCCAGAACAGCGGGTCGAAGAAGGTGGCGTTCGCCGCGCGGCTCGCTCTGCTGACCGCCTTCGCGTCGCGGCGGTAGAACTCGTCGCCGACGCGGTTCTCCGCCTTCACCACCGACTGCATGTTGACGAACAGCTCCCACGAACCCTGGCACAGCCAGTAGAACAGCGGCTTCGTCTCGTACACTTCGTCGAACACCGGCCCGGGAAGGATCCGCCGTCCGGCCCGGTCCACCACCCCGACGGACGCGAGCGCGGCGAACACCGCCATGGTGGCGACCGGGTCGAGGCCCTCCTTCGCCGCGAACGCGTCGACGTCCAGTTCGCGCTCGGTGTGCAGATCCTCGAGCGCGCCCAGTTCCCACGCCGCGCCGATCGCCGGCGCCGCGACCGCGGAGTTGAAGATGTCCGCCGCCGACCGGACACCGGGTTCCTTCTCCACAAACGTGCTCATGCGTGCTGCCTTCCGATTCCGGTCCTGCGACCGATCCGTTGTGTGCGAACGAGTTCTCACGTGCTTGGCGTGCTGTCCACCCGGACCGGGACCTGCTCGCGGGTCAGGCGGGCGGCAGCTTCGTCGAGGGTGTGGGGTTGCCGGTTGAACGCGACGCGGACGAACCGATCGCCGTGTCCGGCGTCGCCGTAGAAGGCCGTTCCCGGCACCACGAGCACCTTCCGCCGTTCGAGGAGCTGCTCGGCGAAGCGGTGGGAACCGAGCTCGGTCACCGTGCGGATGCCGGCCAGCACGTAGCACCCGCCCTCGGGCGCCGTGCAGGTCAGTCCCGCCTCGGTGAGCATCGTGACCGCGCGGTCGCGGAGTCCCTTCAGCTCCGGGGCCGGGTCCCACGCCGCCCGGTCGAGCAGGCCGGTGCTGACCACCGCCTGCTGCAGCGGCGACACGGCGAACCCGGTCGCCGCGATGTGCATGCGCCGCAGGACGTCGGTCATCGCGGCGTTCGCCCGCAGGTAGCCGATCCGCCAGCCGCTCACCGCGTGGCTCTTCGACAGGCTGCCGATCACGATCGCCCTGTCCCGCAACGACGGCACGTCCGCGACCGAGAGGTGCGGGCGGTCGAAGGCGAACGCGGCGTACACCTCGTCACTGATCACGGTGGCGTTCCACCGCTCGCACAGCTCCGCGAGCAGCGAAAGCTCGTCCTCGTCGAACATGCGGCCGGTCGGGTTGTTCGGCGTGTTCACGATGACGGCCCTGGTGCGGGGGGTGAACGCCGCTTCGAGCTCCGCGGGGTCGAAGCGCCAGTCCGGAGCGTGCAGGCGCACGAACCGCGGAGTCGCCCCGGTCAGCGAGACCGCGCCGAGGAAGTTGTCGAAGCACGGCTCCAGCACCACCACCTCGTCACCGGGGTCCACAGTGGACAGCAACGCGACGGCCATCGCCTCGGTGGCACCGACGGTCACGGTGATTTCGGTGTCCGGGTCGGCTGCGGTGGTCAGCGAGGCCGCGATCTGGGACCGCAGCCCCGCGTACCCTGCCGGGTCGCCGTACTGGTTGAAACCAGCTCGCAGTGCCGCGCAGGCGGCCTCGACGAGTTCCGCCGGCGGGTGCGGCGCCTCGGGCGTTCCCGCGGCCAGATCGACGACGCCCGGCACCCTTCCCTTGCGCAGCAACGCGAGCACGCCGTCACCCGGCAGCATCCGCACGCGTTCCGCGGTGGCACCGCGCACGCCACTGGTCATCCCCATCGGCGATCCTCCGCACCAGAATTACCCTGTACTCCGGATGACGCGCCGCGCGTTTTCGCATCAGCGCGAAAATCGTTTCTGGAAGGTTCGAGGCCTGCCCCAGGCGCCTCTGGTCTTCTGTCCCAAGAATGGTCGATGACCGCGGGCCGTTCCACATCTTTGACTCGGCAGTCAAACAGCGCGGTCACCATTGCGCATCGACCGCGCTCAGCTCAGTTCGGTGCCGTGGCACAAGCTCTCCGCGTACGCGAAGGCGTAGCCGGCACCGGTTTCCACCGGCGCCAAGCTCGCGTAGTCCCCGTCGAGCGCGTCGAACAGGGCCAGCTCACCGTCGCCGGTCCACACCGGGCCGAACTCCACGTCGGCCACCTTGGAGGTCACCAGCCGCGACACCGTCCGCTCCCCCGGCAGCCAGGCCGGGAACACGCGCGTGTGCACAAGCGGCACGGTGTGCAGGAACGGCGGCTCGGCCTGCCCGGTGAGCCGTACCCCCAGCTCGGCGATCCGCTTGCCCCGCACCGAAACCGTGCCGTCGCGGCGACCTGGGCCGTCCGGACGCGAGCCCGCCCGCCCCACCCGCACCGGGCGGCTGAGGTGGATCTCGCCGAGCTGTTTCGGCATTCCCTGCACCCAGCCGCGCATCATCGGCACCGGCCGGTCCACCCAGGCGTACGGGCAGCGCGCGAGCGGCCGCCCCCGGTATTCGCAGCCCAGCAGGATGAGGAACTCGCCGAACTGGCACTGCTCGGGATCGGTCAGCTCCGCACCGGACTCCGAGCACCACTGCCATTCCGCGAACACGGCGGCCGCGGCACCGGGGTCCGGCCCGAGATCGAGCTCCGGCGGCAGGAACCGGCGTGCGGCCGCCGGGTCCACCCGGTAGTCGACCAGCACGATCTCCCCGGAGAAGTGCCACGGCGGTGCCGTCAGCATCGCCGAGGTACCGGACGGCGACAGGGGAAGGCTGAAGCCGACGGGTCCGGTGAGCTGGTCGGCCGTGGTTCCAGAGGACATGGGTCAAGCACCCTTCGACGAGGAAACGGGGCACCGCCACGCGGAAGCCAGCGCGGCCGCGGCGGCCGTGAGGCGTTCTGGCGGGGTGAAGCTGTAGGCGAGCCGGATGCTCGGTTCGCGCACCGTGCCGAACCGGGACCCCGCGGCCACCGAAACACCGGCCTCGGCGGCCGCCGAGCGGAGGTCGTCTTCGGTGCGGCCGCCGCGGAAGCGCAGCCAGAGGAAGAACCCGCCGCCCGGCCTGCGGATCGCGACCTCCGCACCGAGTCCCGCGCGCAGACCGGTGACCAGCGCGTCCCTGCGGACGCGGAGCGCGTCCCGCAGCAGCCGCAGGTGCCGGTCGTAATGGCCGTCGCGGACCAGTACGGCGACCGCGAGCGAGGCGAGGTGGTTCACCCCTCCCCCGCTGACGAAAAGCCCGCGGCCCGAGAGCCGATCGACCGTGCGCCGGTCGGCCTGCAGCCAGCCGAGGCGCAGGCCCGGCGCCAGCGTCTTCGAGAACGTGCCGAGCCGGATCACCCCGCGGCCCCCGGCGAGGCCGGCCATCGAACACGGCACCCCGCCCCCGTCGATGCTCAGCTCCGCGTACGCGTCGTCCTCGACGACGAGCACGCCGTACCGGTCGGCGACTTCGAGCAGTGCGCGGCGCCGCGCCTCGCCGACGACCGTGCCGGTCGGGTTGTGGAACGTCGGGTTCAGGCACACGAACCCGATCCGCTCGCCCTTCGCGCCCGCGATCGACTCCGCCAGCGCGACCGGGGACATCCCGAACTCGTCCCCGGCGACTTCGCGCACGCGCAGCCCTTCGTCGGCGAGTATCCGGCGGCCGAAGTCGTAGGAGGTGCGATCCACGAAAACCACGTCGCCGCGATCGGCGACCGCGTTGGCGAGCAGGTGCAGCGCCTGCGAAGTGCCCGCGGTGACGAGGATTTCACCCGCCTCCCACGGCACGCCGTCCACTTCGGACACCCGCGCGGCGACGCATTCGCGCAACACGGCGACGCCCGGATCGGCCCCATAGGACAGCGCGGCCGCGCCGAACTCGCCCAGTGCCGCGGTGTAGGCCTCGTTCAGCAGGGACACCGGCAGCAGGGCCGGTTCGAGGTACCCCGGGCCGAGATCGATCAGCCCGGCGGGGGAAACCGACTGCACGACACCCGCGTGCCACGCACGGGTGTGCGACGGCAAGCCGGCCGCGAGCGAGCACATCATCCGGCTCGCAGGACCGCCCGCAGCAGCCTCGCGCCGGAGGTGAGCGCGGAACTGGTGCGCGACAGGGCTATCCGCAGCGTGTGGTCCCCTTCGGACGGCCGTGCCCAGTGGAACTGCTGGCACGGCAGCACGTAGAGGCTGCTGCCCCTGACCGCGTTCCACACCTCCAGCCCCTTGCGCTCGCCGACGTGCAACCGTTCCACGCTGACCCTGCTGTGCTCGTCGACGAAACCGACGCCGGGCACGTCCGCCAGTTCGGCGCGCACGAGCGCGCGGTTGTCGGCGATGAAGCGGTGCAGCTCGGTCAGCCCGCCGTCCATGCCGTCCTCGGCGAACCGCTTCACCATCAGCAGCACCAGCGGGGACACGCCGAGCAGGATGTCCGAGTAGATCTTCGCCAGCGGCAGGCCGACCTCGGCCGACTGCACCAGCCACCCGATCTTGAGCTCGAGGCTCGGCCAGAGCTTCCCGGTGTCCTCGATGACCACCCAGCGGCACCCGCTCCCTTCGAGCACCGCGTAGTGGTCGTACTGCGCGGCGGGATCGAACCCGCGGAACGAGGTGTCCAGCGTGAGCACCACGTCGTGTTCCGCGCACTCCTCCGCGAGCCGCCGCAGCCGCTGTTCGCTCAGCACCCTGCCGGTCGGGTTGTTCGGCGTGGTGACGAAGACGCATCCCACCGACGCCAGCAGCGCCGGGTCGAGGTCGCCGTCGTGCAGCCGGTCCTCCTCGATCGGCACCAGCCGCAGCCCGACGCCGCGCAGGATGTCCGGGATGTTGTCGAAGGTCGGGTGCACGAGCGCGATCGCGTCGGATCTGGTCGCCAGCGCCCTGGCGAAGATCTCCATCGACAGTGAGGACGAATAGCAGGCGAGCACCCTGCCGTCGGCTCTCGGGTACCCGCGCTGTCCGAGCATGGTGAAGAACGCTTCGCCGGATTCGCGTTCGATCTCGTCGACCGGCCGTTCCACCGCCTCGGTCCACAACGCGGGCAACGCGTCGACCACTTTCCGCTGCCCCGGGGTGAGCTCCTGCCTCGCGTGCCCGTCGGCGAGGTTGAGCGGGCTGCTCAGCGCCAGGTATTCGAACTGGGTCAGGTTCTCCGCGGCGGTTTCGTCCTGCCTCGGCGCTGCCGTGGCCCCCGTCATTCTGTTCACAAGCACCTCACGTGGAGAGTAGTTGATTTTCCGTGCTTGGAGCCCGGCGCGCACAGAACCGAAATGAATTGACGATGAGAACGCCGGACTCACCGGACGCGCTATTCACGACCGGGATAGGAATTACCCTCGGAGAGTATCCACGCCGGGTCTGGACAGGCAAATTTTTCCGGCCGTTCGGGCACAGGTTTCGCCACAATTCAACGTTCGACCGCGTGCCACGAAGAATAGCCGCGGAATCCGTACAGCAGCGGCGGTTGCCCGTCGGGCACCCGATCGTCCACTTGGTACACACGACCCAGCACGACGACGTGGTCGCCCGCCGCCACGGTGCTCGCTACCCGGCAGTCCGCGATCGCGTGCGCGTCGGAGACCAGGTGCGGCCCGCCGAACGCCGGGTCGGCGAGCCACCGGACGCGGTCGAACCGATCCGGCAGACCGGAGGCGAACAGTTCCGCGGTGGCGCGCGACCCCCGGTGCAGCAGGTTGACCGCGAACGCCGACGCGTCCAGCACCGCGCGCAACGTCGGGCTGCCGGTCCGCAGGCACACCAGCATGGTGGCGGGCTCCACCGTGACGCTGCACACCGACGAACACGTCATCCCCCACGGCGTGCCGTCGGGCTCGCTGGCGGTGACGATCGCGACGCCGGTGGGAAAGGTCGACATCAGCGCCCTGAACCGCGAGGGCTCGACCGTGGCCTCGCCGACCGCGAACGCGTCGTCGCGCTGGGGACTCGTCATGGCCGTGCCACCTCCGGTACCGGTTCCGCGGCTGCCCGCCGGGTGATCCGCTCGATCAGCCGGTGGGCGGGGCTCGCGCTCGCGGTGGTCACCAGTGCCATCACCACCAGCGCGAAGTACAGGGACGGAGTGAGGATGTGCGCCTGGTAGCCGGCCTGGAGCACGGCGAGTTCGGTCAGGCCCCGCGCGTTGAGCAGAGCCCCCGCCCGCAACGCCGCACCGGGTGGCAGGCCGCCGAACCGGGCGCCGAGGTAGCCGCCGCCGAGCTTGCCCGCCCCGGCGAGCACCGTCGCGAGCCCGATGGCGGTCCACGGCACCGCACTGGTCACGTCGGCGAACACGGTGACACCGGTGACCACGAAGAACAGCGGCACGAGCGTGCGACCGGCCCTGGTCACGATCAGGACCGGCCCGCGCCACGCCCCGCTCCCGGCGGGCAGCGCGAAGCCGACCAACACCGCGCCGAAGATCTCCGTCAGCCCCCAGTGCCGCAGCACAGCGGACGCGGCGAGCCCGGTTCCCGCCAGCGCCAGCGCGGCGCCGCGGGGGAACCGCGCGCACCACGCACCGGCCCGCGCGGTGCTCAGGAAGCGGCGCAGCGCGGCCGCGGCGAGCACCCCGGCGGCCAGCACCGCCAGCAACCGGGCGGTACCGCCGAAACCACCGGTGCCCAGCCCGATCGCCACCGCGACCAGCAACCACGACGCGGCGTCGATGAACACCGCGACGACCACGACCAGCCTGCCGATCGGGGTGTCGGAAAGGCCGTCGTCGGCGAGGATCCGTGCCAGCACGGGAACCGCGGTGACCGACAACGCCACGGCGACGAGCAGCGCCACCGCGGGCGCGGGCGCGTCCCCTCGCACGGCGGGACCGCCGCGGAGGAGCACCCAGGTCGCGAGCAGCGCGCCCGCGGCGAGCGGGACGAGGATGCCGCCCGCCGTGGTCCAGCCGACGAGCCTGCCACGCAGTTGCGCCGGCTTCACGCGGATCTCGTGCGCGACGCCGACGACGAACAGCACCAGCCCGACGTGCCCGACGAGCCGGACCCAGTCGAGCACACCCGCGGGCAGCACCGCGTCCACGAGGTGCCGCCCGCCGATCGCCATCAGCACCGGCCCGACCACGATCCCGGTGGCGATCTCGAAGATCACCGCCGGTTGCCGGAGCAGCCTGGCGAGCAGCCTCGCCACCAGGACGAGCACCGCGAGGGCGCCGAGCGCGAGTGCCGAGTGACCGGCGCGGAGAGCGATCTCGGCGGCGGTCATCACACCGCTCTGGCCTGATCGCCTTCCGGCACGCCGTGCAGCCCGGCGAAGTACTCGTACTGCGACGGAAGCCGCCCGACGAGCTCTTTCGCCCGGTCGCGCACCAGCTGGAGCTCC is part of the Amycolatopsis sp. CA-230715 genome and encodes:
- the mppR gene encoding enduracididine biosynthesis enzyme MppR, whose amino-acid sequence is MSSGTTADQLTGPVGFSLPLSPSGTSAMLTAPPWHFSGEIVLVDYRVDPAAARRFLPPELDLGPDPGAAAAVFAEWQWCSESGAELTDPEQCQFGEFLILLGCEYRGRPLARCPYAWVDRPVPMMRGWVQGMPKQLGEIHLSRPVRVGRAGSRPDGPGRRDGTVSVRGKRIAELGVRLTGQAEPPFLHTVPLVHTRVFPAWLPGERTVSRLVTSKVADVEFGPVWTGDGELALFDALDGDYASLAPVETGAGYAFAYAESLCHGTELS
- the mppP gene encoding enduracididine biosynthesis enzyme MppP, which produces MTGATAAPRQDETAAENLTQFEYLALSSPLNLADGHARQELTPGQRKVVDALPALWTEAVERPVDEIERESGEAFFTMLGQRGYPRADGRVLACYSSSLSMEIFARALATRSDAIALVHPTFDNIPDILRGVGLRLVPIEEDRLHDGDLDPALLASVGCVFVTTPNNPTGRVLSEQRLRRLAEECAEHDVVLTLDTSFRGFDPAAQYDHYAVLEGSGCRWVVIEDTGKLWPSLELKIGWLVQSAEVGLPLAKIYSDILLGVSPLVLLMVKRFAEDGMDGGLTELHRFIADNRALVRAELADVPGVGFVDEHSRVSVERLHVGERKGLEVWNAVRGSSLYVLPCQQFHWARPSEGDHTLRIALSRTSSALTSGARLLRAVLRAG
- a CDS encoding flavin reductase family protein, whose amino-acid sequence is MTSPQRDDAFAVGEATVEPSRFRALMSTFPTGVAIVTASEPDGTPWGMTCSSVCSVTVEPATMLVCLRTGSPTLRAVLDASAFAVNLLHRGSRATAELFASGLPDRFDRVRWLADPAFGGPHLVSDAHAIADCRVASTVAAGDHVVVLGRVYQVDDRVPDGQPPLLYGFRGYSSWHAVER
- a CDS encoding pyridoxal phosphate-dependent aminotransferase, with the translated sequence MGMTSGVRGATAERVRMLPGDGVLALLRKGRVPGVVDLAAGTPEAPHPPAELVEAACAALRAGFNQYGDPAGYAGLRSQIAASLTTAADPDTEITVTVGATEAMAVALLSTVDPGDEVVVLEPCFDNFLGAVSLTGATPRFVRLHAPDWRFDPAELEAAFTPRTRAVIVNTPNNPTGRMFDEDELSLLAELCERWNATVISDEVYAAFAFDRPHLSVADVPSLRDRAIVIGSLSKSHAVSGWRIGYLRANAAMTDVLRRMHIAATGFAVSPLQQAVVSTGLLDRAAWDPAPELKGLRDRAVTMLTEAGLTCTAPEGGCYVLAGIRTVTELGSHRFAEQLLERRKVLVVPGTAFYGDAGHGDRFVRVAFNRQPHTLDEAAARLTREQVPVRVDSTPST
- a CDS encoding class I SAM-dependent methyltransferase, which gives rise to MSTFVEKEPGVRSAADIFNSAVAAPAIGAAWELGALEDLHTERELDVDAFAAKEGLDPVATMAVFAALASVGVVDRAGRRILPGPVFDEVYETKPLFYWLCQGSWELFVNMQSVVKAENRVGDEFYRRDAKAVSRASRAANATFFDPLFWHVMDGLKEDFSVVADLGSGSGGRLIQIANRYPGTRGIGLDISGATIEMSTAEVARVDLADRISFQVADVRSLEPRPEFADVELLTCFLMGHDLWPRENCVDSLRRLRAAFPKVKRFVLGDTVRSQNIPDDKMPIFSLGFEVGHALMGTYIPTAEEWGEVFEEGGWRCVDRHVSEALAGTTIFELESVG
- a CDS encoding methyltransferase domain-containing protein; its protein translation is MNVSTEETDTRRATADVFNSAVAAAAVGAAWEVGALDELEEHGKLDALDFAARHDLHPASTKGMFAALASVRIVERRNNLVLTGANFAEAYRNRSLFHWLTQGSGELFQRMPYVLRNANRVGDYYRRDSAAISFACREINERFFDPAFWQAMDGLDFPFSSVADLGTGSGQRLIQIAKKYPGTRGVGVDIAGPALDMATREVANQGLAGQITFLDGDARALDPRPEFADVELLTCFMMGHDLWPRENCVASLRRIREAFPKVRRFLLGDATRTSGIPDDRLPIFTLGFEVGHDLMGVYLPTIDEWDGVFEEGGWRCVRKHLIDTLTVSVVFELE
- a CDS encoding aminotransferase class I/II-fold pyridoxal phosphate-dependent enzyme, with translation MQSVSPAGLIDLGPGYLEPALLPVSLLNEAYTAALGEFGAAALSYGADPGVAVLRECVAARVSEVDGVPWEAGEILVTAGTSQALHLLANAVADRGDVVFVDRTSYDFGRRILADEGLRVREVAGDEFGMSPVALAESIAGAKGERIGFVCLNPTFHNPTGTVVGEARRRALLEVADRYGVLVVEDDAYAELSIDGGGVPCSMAGLAGGRGVIRLGTFSKTLAPGLRLGWLQADRRTVDRLSGRGLFVSGGGVNHLASLAVAVLVRDGHYDRHLRLLRDALRVRRDALVTGLRAGLGAEVAIRRPGGGFFLWLRFRGGRTEDDLRSAAAEAGVSVAAGSRFGTVREPSIRLAYSFTPPERLTAAAAALASAWRCPVSSSKGA
- a CDS encoding cation:proton antiporter, yielding MTAAEIALRAGHSALALGALAVLVLVARLLARLLRQPAVIFEIATGIVVGPVLMAIGGRHLVDAVLPAGVLDWVRLVGHVGLVLFVVGVAHEIRVKPAQLRGRLVGWTTAGGILVPLAAGALLATWVLLRGGPAVRGDAPAPAVALLVAVALSVTAVPVLARILADDGLSDTPIGRLVVVVAVFIDAASWLLVAVAIGLGTGGFGGTARLLAVLAAGVLAAAALRRFLSTARAGAWCARFPRGAALALAGTGLAASAVLRHWGLTEIFGAVLVGFALPAGSGAWRGPVLIVTRAGRTLVPLFFVVTGVTVFADVTSAVPWTAIGLATVLAGAGKLGGGYLGARFGGLPPGAALRAGALLNARGLTELAVLQAGYQAHILTPSLYFALVVMALVTTASASPAHRLIERITRRAAAEPVPEVARP